A part of Lentimicrobiaceae bacterium genomic DNA contains:
- a CDS encoding restriction endonuclease yields MKEKLTIAKLKAEAKAFCIAESKIQNKLLFGVTDGKAVGTHIEHKFREQLTSKYSLKVGSSASGIDLPLKDILTDIKVTSIRQPQSSCPFKDAKQKVFGLGYNLLVFVYDKTDYPETKTAKLDFVSCSFISKERTADYTTTYRLREMIKDKANVEDIVAYLSDKNIPADEITLNQLAKQILKSPPTQGYLTISNALQWRLQYQRIVTLEKSVQGISKIIDKVAK; encoded by the coding sequence ATGAAAGAAAAACTGACAATAGCTAAACTGAAAGCAGAAGCTAAAGCCTTTTGTATTGCGGAATCGAAAATTCAAAATAAATTACTTTTCGGCGTAACTGACGGAAAAGCAGTGGGAACACATATTGAACACAAGTTTCGAGAACAATTAACTTCAAAATATAGTCTAAAAGTTGGCTCTTCTGCAAGTGGAATTGATTTGCCATTAAAAGATATTTTGACAGATATTAAGGTAACATCAATCAGACAGCCACAATCGTCTTGTCCGTTTAAGGATGCTAAGCAAAAGGTGTTCGGACTTGGTTACAACTTACTTGTTTTTGTTTACGACAAAACAGATTATCCCGAAACAAAGACTGCTAAACTTGATTTTGTTAGTTGCTCATTTATTTCGAAGGAACGTACAGCTGATTACACTACAACTTATCGTTTACGCGAAATGATTAAAGATAAGGCTAACGTTGAAGACATAGTTGCTTACTTGAGCGACAAAAACATTCCTGCAGATGAAATAACTCTAAATCAGTTAGCGAAACAAATTCTAAAATCGCCACCAACTCAAGGCTATTTGACAATTTCAAATGCTTTACAATGGCGACTCCAATACCAAAGAATAGTTACATTAGAAAAATCGGTACAAGGAATAAGTAAAATAATTGATAAAGTAGCCAAGTAA
- a CDS encoding NYN domain-containing protein: MKEKKINKVGIFIDGTFFLKINSYYRYHHTRKSTLNFKGLFDFVLHKIAEFEGIEKRYVRICESHWFRGRYSTNQLEKKYTDADYRLTQMNNERRIDDIFMYEGLIPHNYPLLVDSKTSDAEEKGIDIWLSLETFDIARRSNLETAVVIAGDSSYVPLIKKLISIDCKVVVLGWDFSYDIKTNTGQKYSVTTRTSQSLLEECIYPIMMDDIINDNKASDADYINNLFNV; the protein is encoded by the coding sequence ATGAAAGAAAAAAAGATTAACAAAGTTGGTATTTTTATTGACGGCACCTTTTTTCTGAAAATAAATTCGTACTACCGTTATCATCATACGCGAAAGAGTACGCTTAATTTTAAAGGGCTATTTGATTTTGTTTTACACAAAATTGCAGAATTTGAAGGTATTGAAAAACGATACGTCAGAATTTGCGAATCGCATTGGTTTAGAGGGCGTTATTCTACCAATCAGTTGGAGAAGAAGTATACCGACGCCGATTACAGGCTTACGCAGATGAATAACGAGAGACGTATTGACGACATTTTTATGTACGAGGGCTTGATTCCACACAATTATCCGCTATTGGTCGACAGTAAAACCAGCGATGCCGAAGAAAAAGGCATAGATATTTGGCTTTCGTTAGAAACCTTTGATATTGCAAGGCGTAGCAATTTGGAAACTGCTGTTGTTATTGCCGGCGATTCTTCTTATGTCCCACTTATTAAGAAATTAATTTCTATCGATTGCAAAGTTGTAGTTTTAGGGTGGGATTTTAGCTATGATATAAAAACAAATACGGGACAAAAATATTCGGTTACAACCCGAACAAGTCAGTCGTTGCTTGAAGAATGTATCTATCCTATAATGATGGATGATATTATTAATGATAACAAAGCTTCCGACGCAGATTATATTAATAATTTATTCAACGTGTAA
- a CDS encoding outer membrane beta-barrel protein codes for MKLKTIFISLLLLASTLAFSQTEKGKWHLSGNSSIQVANSSATFPWYKYTNTTITINPSVGYFVANNFSLSLDLLFISKNEESTGYPNNNNKEITFSIIPTASYFIPTSSIIKPFAQVGIGYSTSKRYGRSSGLVLGAGIGIATFVSEYLSVDIGAQYLRSDLYGFTLNTFGGIVGFSVYF; via the coding sequence ATGAAACTTAAAACTATCTTTATTTCATTGTTGCTTTTAGCATCCACACTTGCTTTTTCGCAAACCGAAAAAGGCAAATGGCATCTTTCCGGAAATTCTTCTATTCAGGTAGCAAATTCGTCAGCGACTTTTCCATGGTATAAATATACCAATACTACTATTACTATCAATCCAAGTGTTGGATATTTTGTGGCAAACAATTTCTCGTTGAGCTTAGATTTATTGTTCATATCAAAAAATGAGGAGAGCACTGGATACCCAAATAATAATAATAAGGAGATCACTTTTTCCATTATTCCGACAGCTTCTTATTTTATCCCAACTAGTTCCATTATAAAACCTTTTGCACAAGTTGGGATAGGATATTCTACAAGTAAGAGATATGGACGTTCTTCCGGACTTGTATTGGGTGCTGGAATCGGCATTGCCACTTTCGTTAGTGAATATTTGTCAGTTGATATAGGTGCACAGTACCTACGTAGCGATTTATATGGTTTTACATTAAATACCTTTGGCGGTATTGTTGGATTCTCCGTATATTTCTAA
- the rpoC gene encoding DNA-directed RNA polymerase subunit beta' — translation MAFRKDNTTQYDFNSIRIKLASPESILKRSFGEVTKPETINYRTYKPERDGLFCERIFGPVKDWECHCGKYKRIRYKGITCDRCGVEVTEKKVRRERMGHVQLMVPVAHIWYFRSLPNKMALLLGIKPKRLESIVYYENYVVIQPGVFEAEGLKTLDFIDEQTYFEYIDRLPKDNQYLEDSDPNKFIAKMGGEALHDLLSRIDLDKESYELRDKANNETSQQRKQDALKRLQVIESFRESQQGRENRPEWMLVKVVPVIPPDLRPLVPLDGGRFATSDLNDLYRRVIIRNNRLKRLIEIKAPDVIMRNEKRMLQEAVDSLFDNSRKTSSVKTDSNRPLKSLSDSLKGKQGRFRQNLLGKRVDYSGRSVIVVGPQLKLHECGLPKDMAAELYKPFIIRKMLERGIVKTVKTAKKIVDKKSPVVWEILENIMKGHPVLLNRAPTLHRLGIQAFQPKLIEGKAIQLHPLVCTAFNADFDGDQMAVHLPLGNAAILEAQMLMLSSHNILNPANGAPITVPSQDMVLGLYYMTKSRASIPEKPVKGENKVFYSPKEVIIAHNEGAVDLHAVIKVKILDVETQKENLIETTVGRVIFNQVVPEEFGYINELLTKKSLRSIIGDMLKKTGTAKTAQFLDDIKDLGFKMAFEGGLSFNIGDIIIPEAKAKMIEGANEKVDEIEESYKIGIITHNERTNQIIDEWTHVNNRLAVTVLRELSESNQGFNSAYMMLDSGARGSGEQIRQLAGMRGLMAKPQKSGSVGNEIIENPILSNFKEGLSVLEYFISTHGARKGLADTALKTADAGYLTRRLVDVAQDVVITEEDCGTLRGLTISALKKNEEVVESLYDRILGRVTLHDIYHPNTGELIVAANTELDEKICQIIENSPIESVEIRSVLTCESKHGVCTYCYGRNLATGRMVQKGEAVGVIAAQSIGEPGTQLTLRTFHMGGVAGGNIASNYSVTAKYDGIIEIDELKSVPKIKSDDEDPKDYNIVISRFSEMRIVDPKTNISIHSAHIPYSAHLYFKPGDAVKKGDLIADWDPYNALILSDINGKAIFENVIEGVTVKIEHDEQTGFQDRIIIDSKIRANNPCIKIVDEIGEVIKTFDLPVGAHLQVEENAKIVPGTVLVKIPRSFGKSTDITGGLPRVTELFEARNPSDEAKVSAIDGVVSFGPKLKRGNREVIVTSKSGTESYSYLIPTTKQILVQEHDYVKAGTPLSVGAITPADILAIQGPMKVQEHIVNEAQEVYRLQQVKINDKHFEVIVRQMMRKVEVIDAGDTKFLEKDVVNKIDFNDENDAIFGMKVVEDAGDSDLSPGQLISSRKLRDENSALKRKDKKLVVARDAKPATAQQILQGITRASLQVSSWLSAASFQETTKVLTQAAIEAKSDDLMGLKENVIIGKRIPAGTGLKEYKNLIVGSKEEYETLMANK, via the coding sequence ATGGCTTTTAGAAAAGATAATACCACACAATACGACTTCAATAGCATTAGAATAAAATTAGCTTCTCCCGAATCGATTCTGAAACGTTCGTTCGGAGAAGTTACTAAGCCCGAAACTATTAACTACAGGACTTATAAACCGGAACGCGATGGACTTTTTTGTGAGAGGATATTCGGACCTGTAAAAGACTGGGAATGCCATTGCGGAAAGTATAAGCGTATCAGATACAAAGGTATTACATGCGATAGATGCGGCGTAGAAGTTACTGAAAAAAAGGTGCGTAGAGAAAGAATGGGACACGTGCAGCTTATGGTGCCGGTTGCTCACATATGGTATTTCAGGTCTCTGCCAAACAAAATGGCTTTGCTATTAGGTATTAAACCTAAAAGATTGGAATCTATTGTATATTACGAAAATTATGTTGTTATTCAACCCGGTGTTTTTGAAGCAGAAGGCTTAAAAACATTGGATTTTATTGATGAACAAACTTATTTCGAATACATTGATCGTCTCCCAAAAGACAATCAGTATCTAGAAGATTCAGACCCAAACAAATTTATTGCAAAAATGGGTGGCGAAGCTCTACACGACTTACTAAGCCGTATTGACTTAGACAAAGAATCGTACGAACTCAGAGATAAAGCAAATAACGAAACTTCGCAACAAAGAAAACAAGATGCTCTAAAACGTCTACAAGTAATAGAATCTTTTAGAGAATCGCAACAAGGTAGAGAAAACCGTCCCGAATGGATGTTGGTAAAAGTAGTACCTGTTATTCCTCCTGATTTGAGACCTCTTGTTCCGTTAGATGGCGGACGTTTTGCTACAAGCGACCTTAACGACCTTTACAGAAGAGTTATTATCAGAAACAACCGTCTGAAAAGATTAATCGAAATAAAAGCTCCCGATGTAATTATGCGTAACGAAAAACGTATGTTGCAAGAAGCTGTAGATTCTCTTTTCGACAACTCAAGGAAAACAAGTTCTGTTAAAACCGACTCTAATCGTCCGTTAAAATCATTAAGCGATAGCCTTAAAGGTAAACAAGGACGTTTTCGTCAGAACCTGCTAGGAAAAAGGGTTGACTATTCGGGACGTTCGGTTATTGTTGTTGGACCTCAACTCAAGCTACACGAATGCGGTCTACCCAAAGATATGGCTGCCGAACTCTACAAGCCTTTTATTATTCGTAAAATGTTGGAACGCGGTATTGTTAAAACCGTTAAAACAGCTAAAAAAATTGTAGATAAAAAAAGTCCGGTAGTATGGGAAATACTAGAAAATATTATGAAAGGACACCCTGTTCTTTTAAACAGAGCCCCTACCCTACACCGCCTTGGTATTCAAGCATTTCAACCCAAACTTATAGAAGGTAAAGCAATTCAACTGCACCCACTAGTTTGTACAGCTTTTAACGCCGACTTCGACGGTGACCAAATGGCTGTCCACCTTCCACTTGGCAACGCTGCAATACTCGAAGCTCAAATGCTCATGCTTTCGTCGCACAATATCCTAAACCCTGCAAACGGAGCTCCTATTACTGTTCCATCGCAGGATATGGTTTTAGGGCTGTACTATATGACCAAAAGCAGAGCTTCTATACCTGAAAAACCAGTTAAAGGTGAAAATAAAGTATTTTATTCACCAAAAGAAGTTATTATTGCGCACAACGAAGGCGCTGTTGATTTACACGCAGTTATTAAAGTTAAAATTCTAGACGTCGAAACACAAAAAGAAAATCTAATAGAAACTACAGTTGGTAGAGTGATTTTCAATCAGGTAGTACCAGAAGAATTTGGATATATCAACGAACTTCTTACAAAAAAATCGCTACGTAGCATTATTGGCGATATGCTTAAAAAAACAGGCACAGCCAAAACTGCACAATTCTTAGACGATATTAAAGACCTTGGTTTCAAAATGGCATTCGAAGGTGGTTTGTCTTTCAATATAGGCGATATAATTATACCTGAAGCAAAAGCTAAAATGATTGAAGGTGCCAACGAAAAAGTTGACGAAATTGAAGAAAGTTACAAAATTGGTATTATTACTCACAACGAAAGAACAAATCAGATTATAGATGAGTGGACACACGTAAATAATCGTCTTGCTGTAACAGTTCTTAGAGAACTTTCTGAAAGCAACCAGGGCTTTAATTCAGCTTACATGATGCTTGATTCAGGAGCTAGAGGCTCGGGCGAACAGATACGTCAGTTAGCTGGTATGCGTGGATTGATGGCTAAACCGCAAAAATCGGGAAGCGTTGGAAACGAAATTATTGAAAACCCGATTTTATCGAACTTTAAAGAAGGGCTTTCGGTACTTGAGTACTTTATTTCAACACACGGTGCCAGAAAAGGTTTGGCTGATACTGCATTAAAAACTGCAGACGCCGGTTACTTAACCAGACGTTTAGTCGACGTTGCTCAGGACGTAGTTATTACCGAAGAAGACTGTGGCACACTTCGTGGATTGACCATTTCGGCACTTAAGAAAAATGAAGAAGTGGTTGAAAGCCTATACGACCGTATTTTAGGACGTGTTACTTTGCACGATATTTACCATCCTAATACAGGCGAATTGATTGTTGCAGCCAACACAGAATTAGACGAGAAAATTTGCCAAATTATTGAAAACTCTCCTATTGAATCTGTTGAAATTCGTTCGGTATTAACCTGCGAATCGAAACACGGCGTTTGTACATATTGCTACGGCAGAAACTTAGCTACCGGAAGAATGGTACAAAAAGGCGAAGCTGTTGGAGTTATTGCTGCTCAATCAATTGGTGAACCCGGTACTCAGCTAACACTTCGTACATTCCACATGGGAGGTGTTGCCGGTGGTAATATTGCTTCAAATTATAGTGTTACTGCTAAATACGATGGTATTATTGAAATTGATGAACTAAAAAGCGTTCCCAAAATCAAATCCGACGACGAAGATCCTAAAGATTATAACATTGTTATTAGCCGTTTCTCCGAAATGCGTATTGTTGACCCAAAAACGAATATTTCTATACATTCGGCTCATATTCCGTATTCGGCTCACTTATATTTTAAACCCGGCGATGCTGTCAAAAAAGGTGATTTAATTGCCGATTGGGATCCATATAATGCTCTTATACTTTCAGATATCAATGGTAAAGCTATCTTCGAAAATGTTATAGAAGGCGTTACCGTTAAAATTGAACACGACGAGCAAACCGGATTCCAAGACAGAATTATTATCGATTCAAAAATTAGGGCTAACAACCCGTGTATTAAAATAGTTGACGAAATAGGCGAAGTTATTAAAACCTTCGACCTTCCCGTTGGAGCTCACCTTCAGGTAGAAGAAAACGCTAAAATTGTTCCGGGAACCGTATTGGTTAAAATACCTCGCTCATTCGGAAAATCGACCGACATTACCGGTGGTTTACCTAGAGTTACCGAGCTTTTTGAAGCTAGAAATCCTTCCGACGAAGCTAAAGTTTCAGCTATTGACGGTGTTGTATCATTCGGTCCTAAACTAAAACGTGGAAACAGAGAAGTTATAGTTACGTCAAAATCGGGTACCGAATCGTACAGCTATCTGATACCAACTACAAAACAGATTCTTGTTCAAGAACACGACTACGTAAAAGCCGGAACACCACTTTCGGTGGGAGCTATTACACCGGCTGATATTCTTGCAATTCAAGGACCTATGAAGGTTCAAGAGCACATCGTTAACGAAGCACAAGAAGTTTATCGTTTGCAACAAGTAAAAATAAACGACAAGCACTTTGAAGTTATTGTTAGACAGATGATGCGTAAAGTTGAAGTAATTGATGCAGGTGATACTAAATTCCTGGAAAAAGATGTTGTAAACAAGATAGATTTCAACGACGAAAACGATGCAATTTTTGGAATGAAAGTCGTTGAAGATGCTGGCGACAGCGATTTATCACCCGGACAACTTATTTCTTCCAGAAAGTTGAGAGACGAAAACTCTGCACTTAAAAGAAAAGACAAGAAACTTGTTGTTGCCCGCGACGCTAAACCTGCTACAGCTCAGCAAATACTACAGGGTATTACTCGTGCCTCGTTGCAAGTTAGCTCATGGTTGTCGGCTGCATCTTTCCAAGAAACAACAAAAGTTCTTACTCAAGCTGCCATCGAAGCTAAAAGTGATGACCTTATGGGACTTAAAGAAAATGTCATCATCGGAAAGAGAATTCCGGCAGGTACGGGACTTAAAGAGTATAAAAATCTTATTGTTGGCTCAAAAGAAGAATACGAAACTCTTATGGCTAACAAATAA
- a CDS encoding DUF3467 domain-containing protein, protein MNDLKNKNQQIDIELTDEVSSGVYSNLAIITHSNSEFILDFVQMMPGVPKAKVKSRIILTPQHAKRLYRALKDNISKFEQLHGNINDNTPNDISYQISGQGGTA, encoded by the coding sequence ATGAACGACTTAAAAAACAAAAATCAGCAAATCGATATCGAACTTACCGATGAAGTAAGTAGCGGAGTTTACTCAAACTTGGCTATTATCACCCACTCCAACTCCGAATTTATTTTGGATTTTGTTCAAATGATGCCCGGAGTACCTAAAGCAAAAGTAAAATCAAGAATTATTTTAACCCCACAACACGCCAAAAGACTTTACAGAGCTTTAAAAGATAATATTTCAAAGTTTGAACAACTTCATGGCAATATTAACGACAACACTCCTAATGATATATCGTATCAGATTAGCGGACAAGGCGGAACTGCATAA
- a CDS encoding SAM-dependent methyltransferase, protein MIKDSVSEVSMTSVAESDRAEYGDFQTNIDLANNVAKHLANREISPEIVIEPTCGKGNFIIAALSNFKTIKKIFGIEIYKPYIWETKFGVLDYFLSNPNANKPEITIKHCNIFDFDLKNISKQFPNEKILVIGNPPWVTNSKLGSLNSSNLPQKSNFKNYNGIDAITGKGNFDIAEYITLMLLDAFQTHDGYLALLVKNSVIKNIIFDQKEAKHRIGKIEKYNIDSKKEFNVSVEASLLFCQLNSSPSVECNEFDFYSLKEKSSFGWFNAKFVSNLVDYNETKEIDGVCPFEWRQGIKHDCSSIMELEKVNEHFVNKLSEKIELEENLIYGFLKSSDLKNTVIENTKKYVIVTQNKVGQDTSYIQYLYPKTYNYLKTNISCFQARKSSIYKGKPAFSIFGIGDYSFKPYKVAISGLYKTFHFTLVLPQNNKPIMLDDTCYFIGFDTIEHAVYTFILLNSKITEEFLKSITFSDAKRVFTKDVLMRIDLLSIAKTITQNEVEEQINFLNGKYGLCVNLSQWDNFINEITPNKEIQLSLFD, encoded by the coding sequence GTGATAAAAGACTCTGTTTCTGAAGTTTCCATGACTTCTGTTGCAGAATCTGACCGTGCAGAATATGGTGATTTTCAAACTAACATAGATTTGGCAAATAATGTAGCGAAACATTTGGCAAATAGGGAAATATCTCCTGAAATTGTTATAGAACCGACATGCGGTAAAGGCAATTTTATAATTGCTGCTTTATCTAATTTCAAAACGATAAAGAAAATATTTGGAATAGAAATATACAAACCGTACATTTGGGAAACTAAATTTGGTGTTCTCGATTATTTTCTTTCCAATCCAAATGCCAATAAACCGGAAATTACAATTAAACATTGCAATATTTTCGATTTTGATTTAAAAAATATTTCTAAACAATTTCCAAATGAAAAAATATTAGTAATTGGGAATCCACCTTGGGTAACAAATTCAAAATTAGGTAGTCTTAATTCGTCAAATCTTCCCCAAAAATCAAATTTTAAAAATTATAACGGTATAGATGCCATTACAGGTAAAGGCAATTTTGATATTGCCGAATATATTACATTAATGCTTTTAGACGCTTTTCAAACACATGACGGATATTTGGCACTATTGGTAAAAAACTCGGTTATAAAAAACATTATCTTCGACCAAAAAGAGGCAAAACATAGAATTGGAAAAATAGAAAAATATAACATTGATAGCAAAAAGGAATTTAATGTTTCGGTTGAAGCGTCTTTGCTTTTCTGCCAACTTAATTCAAGTCCCAGTGTTGAATGTAACGAATTTGATTTTTATAGTTTAAAGGAAAAATCAAGTTTTGGGTGGTTTAATGCAAAATTTGTTTCAAATCTTGTTGATTATAATGAAACCAAAGAGATTGACGGTGTGTGCCCTTTTGAGTGGAGGCAAGGAATAAAACACGATTGTTCTAGTATAATGGAACTTGAAAAAGTAAATGAGCATTTTGTAAATAAACTTTCAGAGAAAATTGAACTTGAAGAAAATTTGATTTATGGATTTCTCAAAAGCTCAGATTTAAAAAATACAGTAATTGAAAATACTAAGAAATACGTTATTGTAACTCAAAATAAAGTTGGACAAGATACTTCATACATTCAATATTTGTATCCCAAAACTTACAATTATTTAAAAACAAACATTTCATGCTTTCAAGCAAGGAAATCAAGTATTTACAAAGGAAAACCAGCGTTTTCAATTTTCGGAATAGGAGACTATTCTTTTAAGCCTTACAAAGTTGCAATATCAGGTTTGTATAAAACTTTTCATTTTACATTGGTGTTACCACAAAATAACAAACCTATTATGTTGGACGATACTTGTTATTTTATTGGATTTGATACGATTGAACATGCTGTATATACCTTTATTTTATTGAATTCTAAAATAACAGAAGAATTTTTAAAATCAATTACATTCTCTGATGCAAAAAGGGTGTTTACGAAAGATGTATTAATGCGTATAGATTTACTGAGTATTGCTAAAACTATTACACAAAATGAAGTTGAAGAACAGATAAACTTTTTAAACGGCAAATATGGTTTATGTGTGAATTTATCGCAATGGGACAATTTTATTAATGAAATTACACCTAACAAAGAAATACAATTATCATTGTTTGATTAA